The nucleotide sequence CCATGGCGGCGTTGTCCAGGCAATTCCCTTTACGCGACATGCTTTGCGTGAGCGCTCGTTGCTGCAGTAGGCGGCGATACGCAGGCATCTGGTACTGCCAGCCCTGATCCGAATGCAAGAGAGGCCGCTCGTGTGACTTCAAGCGCGCCAATGCCTTGCGAAGCATTGCGCTGACCATCTCGAACGCCGGGCGCCTCGCGGTTTCATAAGCAATGATCTCGCCGTTGTACAGATCGAGCACTGGTGACAGGTACAGCTTCTGGCCGCCCACGTTGAATTCCGTGACATCCGTTACCCACTTCTCGTTCGGACGCTTTGCGTAGAACCGACGCTGTAAAACATGAGGTGCAACACGTCCGACGCTACCTTTGTAGGAGCGGTATTTCTTCGGGCGCACACAAGACTTCAGCCGCAACTCACCCATCAGACGCGCCACAGTCTTGTGGTTAATCACCTGTCCCAGATTACGTAGAGCGAGCGTGATGCGTCGATAGCCGTAGCGGCCCTTGTGCCGTTCGAACAGCGAGCAGATTCTTGCCCTTGTATCGGCATACTTGTCGGCTGCTCCGAGCAATTTCTGATGATAGTAGAACGTGCTGCGCGCCAAGCCGGCAACCTTCAACAAGCCCGCAAGCGGATATTGCTGCCTTAGCTCGAGCACGATTTGCGCTTTTTGCGTTGCGCTGATCGCTGCTGCGCTTGAGCCAAGGCTTCGAGCTTTTTTAAGTACGCGTTCTCCATGCGCAGGAAGTTCAACTCGTCGAGTAGTTCCTGTCGGGAGCGCGTATCGTCCTCGGGTAGCGGCGGTGGCGTGAGCGGTGGCTTGGGCATCTTCCTGGGGCGCCCCCGCTGGCGCGGCGACAGTGCGTCTATACCGCCTTCATCATACTGGCGTTTCCACTGGCCGATGGCCGTACGGTTCCTAATGTTGAAGCGTGCAGCCGTCTCACGCGCTGACAACCCTTCGCTACGCATTTGCTGCAGTACAAGCAACTTGAACTCTGCGCTGTAGCGCTCGCACTTCTTCTTCAAGCCCGCCGGACCATGTATGCGATGGGCCGCCACCCACTTGCGGATCGTCGCCTCATCGACGCCGTGGCGCTTGGACATCTCACGGAACCCAGCGTGGCCGGACTCGTACTCCTCTGCAATGGATACCTTGAACTGCTCCGTGTACTTGCTCATGAAAAACACCCCAAAGGTTGGATCGATGTCCAACTTTTGGGGTGCAGTTCACAATGCGGCGGGTTTTTCAGATCGCGGCCCGCGCAACGTGCGCCCGCGTAGCCTCTTAGCCCCGTGCCGGAATATTCAGCCCACGCTCGACAGCCGGACGCGCAACGAACGCGTCGAGCACCCGCTTGACGTTCCGGAATTCGCTGAAGCCCACGAGATCACCCGCTTCGTAGAAGCCAACGAGGTTCCGCACCCACGGGAAGATCGCGATGTCGGCGATCGTGTAGGTATCGCCCATCACCCACTGGCGATTCGCGAGATGCGCGTCGAGCACGCCGAGCAGGCGCTTGGACTCATCGACGTAGCGGTCGCGCGGACGCTTGTCCTCGAAGTCGCGGCCGGCGAACTTGTGGAAGAACCCGACCTGGCCGAACATCGGCCCGATGCCGCCCATCTGGAACATCACCCACTGGATCGTCTCGTAGCGGCCCGCGAGATCCTTCGGGATCAACTGGCCCGTCTTGTCCGCGAGATAGATCAGGATCGCGCCCGATTCGAACAGCGGCAGCGGCTTGCCGTCCGGGCCGTTCGGATCGATGATCGCCGGGATCTTGTTGTTCGGGTTCAGCGACAGGAACGCGGGCGACAGCTGGTCGTTCGTGTCGAAGCGCACGAGGTGCGGCTCGTACGGCAGGCCGGTTTCCTCGAGCATGATCGACACCTTGACGCCGTTCGGCGTCGGCAGCGAGTAGAGCTGGAGACGGTCGGGATGCTGGGCCGGCCACTTTTGCGTGATCGGGAAGGCGGACAGGTCGGACATGGAGGGTCGCTCGTCGAAGTGAAGGATCCGCGCCCCGTTCCTGCCGCCGCACGCGCCACGGTCGATGGCGAGACGGCACGGCGGAGCGCGCCGAAAACGCCCACTGTAGCCGATCCCGCGGATCGATGCAGGCGGTGGCCACGCGCGACCGCCGCGGCATCGTCAGGCGCCGCCGGCAACCGTCAGAAGGTGTGCCGCAGCCCGATCATCGCGGCCGTCGTGCCGACGCCCGGCGCAACCGGCTGCCCGTACACGAGCATCTGGTCCATCGTGCCGCGGTTGTTCACGTGGCCGACCTGCGCATAGACCATCGTCCGCTTCGACAGGCTGTAGTCGGCCGCGAGCACGACCGCCGTCGACTTGTTCGTCGAGACGTTGCGATCCTTCAGGTAATACACCGCGGACGTCACCTGCAGCGCGGGCGTGAAGCGATAGCCGATGCCGGCCGACAGCATGTCGAGGTTCACCTTGTCCGCATGCGACGGATTCCTGCCGTTGCCGTACGACGCCGACACCGAGAAACCGTGGATCGTGTACTTCGCGCCGACGTAGATGAAACGGTTGTTGTCGACGCCGGTCGGCGCGACGCCCGGCACCGGGCTCGTGTCGTGGCCGTTGTAGTAGGCGGCCGAAGCGTTCAGCCCGTCGTTCGCATACCTGAGCACGACCGACTCGCGCGTGCCGCCCTGGAACTGCCCGGCCACGCCACCCGGCGCGTATTCGAGCGCGATCGACGCACCCGCGAAGGTCGGCGACTGGTAGACGAGCGCATTGCTGTCGTACAGCGCGCCGATCGCTGCGTTGGTGCTCGTCCCCGACCAGCCGGCTGCCGTGTTCAGGCCGAGCCACGCGATCAGCACGCTGCCGAAGAACTGCGCGTTGCGCACGTCGGTGTCGGCCATCGCGTAGATCATCGGCACGATCTGGCGGCCGGCCGTGAACGTGCCGAACGGGCCCGACACGCCGAGCGACGCGACCTGGTTGAAGATCGCGACGGCGCCCGGCGTGTCGCTCAACTGCAGCTTGCCGCTGCCGCTGTCGAACGAGCCCTGCAGCTTGAAGTTGACCTTGTAGCCGCCGCCGATGTCCTCGCTGCCCTTGATGCCCCAGAAGCTCGAGTAGATGCCGCCGTCCTTCATGCGAAACACCTTGCCGGTATTCGGCGCGGTCGGGCTGAACGACGCCGCCGACGTGCTCTGGTACAGCAGGCCCGAGTCGATCACGCCGTAGAGCGTGACGGAGGATTGGGCATGCGCGAGCGCCGAACAGCCGGCAAGCGCCGCGAGCGCGGCCAGTTTCGTCTTCATCGAAGTCTCCAGGGTCGTATTGGACCGGACGGGGTCGAGCCCGTCCGGGTGAAGCAGGGAGGCTAGCGGGAGGGTGTGACAGGCGACGCCCGCCTGAGCCGTGCGGAAAGACTACGCAACGGCGGGCGGCCGCTCCCCCCCATGCGCGGGGGGCAGGGTTGCGGAGAATCGAAGGAAAGCGGGCGCGACGATGCGCCCGACTGGCGAAACCGGCGTTACGACGTCAGGGCGCGCTTTCGAGCAGGCCGAGCACCAGCGCGCGGCGCACCGCATGCTTGCGCG is from Burkholderia sp. HI2500 and encodes:
- a CDS encoding IS3-like element ISBam1 family transposase (programmed frameshift) translates to MSKYTEQFKVSIAEEYESGHAGFREMSKRHGVDEATIRKWVAAHRIHGPAGLKKKCERYSAEFKLLVLQQMRSEGLSARETAARFNIRNRTAIGQWKRQYDEGGIDALSPRQRGRPRKMPKPPLTPPPLPEDDTRSRQELLDELNFLRMENAYFKKARSLGSSAAAISATQKAQIVLELRQQYPLAGLLKVAGLARSTFYYHQKLLGAADKYADTRARICSLFERHKGRYGYRRITLALRNLGQVINHKTVARLMGELRLKSCVRPKKYRSYKGSVGRVAPHVLQRRFYAKRPNEKWVTDVTEFNVGGQKLYLSPVLDLYNGEIIAYETARRPAFEMVSAMLRKALARLKSHERPLLHSDQGWQYQMPAYRRLLQQRALTQSMSRKGNCLDNAAMESFFGTLKSEFFHLNRFRNLDELQTGLASYIHYYNHDRIKLKLKGLSPVQYRTQPSQP
- a CDS encoding glutathione binding-like protein, whose amino-acid sequence is MSDLSAFPITQKWPAQHPDRLQLYSLPTPNGVKVSIMLEETGLPYEPHLVRFDTNDQLSPAFLSLNPNNKIPAIIDPNGPDGKPLPLFESGAILIYLADKTGQLIPKDLAGRYETIQWVMFQMGGIGPMFGQVGFFHKFAGRDFEDKRPRDRYVDESKRLLGVLDAHLANRQWVMGDTYTIADIAIFPWVRNLVGFYEAGDLVGFSEFRNVKRVLDAFVARPAVERGLNIPARG
- a CDS encoding porin translates to MKTKLAALAALAGCSALAHAQSSVTLYGVIDSGLLYQSTSAASFSPTAPNTGKVFRMKDGGIYSSFWGIKGSEDIGGGYKVNFKLQGSFDSGSGKLQLSDTPGAVAIFNQVASLGVSGPFGTFTAGRQIVPMIYAMADTDVRNAQFFGSVLIAWLGLNTAAGWSGTSTNAAIGALYDSNALVYQSPTFAGASIALEYAPGGVAGQFQGGTRESVVLRYANDGLNASAAYYNGHDTSPVPGVAPTGVDNNRFIYVGAKYTIHGFSVSASYGNGRNPSHADKVNLDMLSAGIGYRFTPALQVTSAVYYLKDRNVSTNKSTAVVLAADYSLSKRTMVYAQVGHVNNRGTMDQMLVYGQPVAPGVGTTAAMIGLRHTF